The Papaver somniferum cultivar HN1 chromosome 3, ASM357369v1, whole genome shotgun sequence genome includes a region encoding these proteins:
- the LOC113360407 gene encoding protein FAR1-RELATED SEQUENCE 5-like gives MRSIKYIPPEAKSLAEAFNKNILPVGKVVSLFGQTENTTFTSRDVYNHLRTVIKSLLDVGDAEAVVDYFRKRLIENPSFYYAAQVDEVGRAANLFWIDARSRMAYSPFGDAVPSDTTYKTNKYSMPFAPFTGTDYHHQSITFGFALLGDETKETFTWLFKTWLEAMGGTPPIFILTDQDQAMTIAIATVLPRTRHRYCLWHIKKFFGEKLSHVFFKKSNFKPTVKEVTRFTYTVEDFEKQWQSMLVEFKLTENEWLKDLYDIREKWIPVYNRSSFLPG, from the coding sequence ATGAGGTCAATCAAGTATATACCGCCCGAAGCTAAGAGTTTGGCAGAGGCATTTAACAAAAATATACTTCCAGTTGGTAAGGTTGTATCATTATTTGGGCAGACTGAAAATACTACATTCACTTCTAGGGATGTTTATAATCATTTGAGGACGGTCATAAAATCATTATTGGATGTTGGAGATGCCGAAGCGGTGGTTGATTATTTTAGGAAGCGATTAATTGAAAACCCGAGCTTTTATTATGCAGCACAAGTGGATGAAGTAGGCAGGGCAGCAAATTTATTTTGGATCGATGCGCGTTCACGAATGGCTTATAGCCCCTTCGGAGATGCTGTACCCTCGGACACAACATATAAGACCAACAAATATAGTATGCCTTTTGCGCCTTTCACAGGTACGGACTATCACCACCAGTCTATTACCTTTGGATTTGCATTACTAGGAGATGAGACTAAAGAAACTTTTACCTGGTTGTTTAAGACATGGCTTGAAGCAATGGGAGGTACTCCTCCAATTTTTATACTTACTGATCAAGATCAGGCCATGACAATTGCAATTGCCACGGTACTACCTAGAACTCGCCACCGTTACTGTTTATGGCATATTAAGAAATTTTTTGGAGAGAAGCTAAGTCATGTATTTTTTAAGAAATCAAACTTTAAACCAACAGTCAAAGAGGTTACACGATTTACATATACAGTTGAGGATTTTGAAAAACAATGGCAGTCTATGCTAGTAGAGTTTAAATTGACCGAGAATGAATGGCTTAAAGACTTGTACGATATTCGTGAAAAATGGATACCGGTTTACAATAGAAGTTCTTTTTTGCCGGGATGA
- the LOC113358209 gene encoding pentatricopeptide repeat-containing protein At2g22410, mitochondrial-like isoform X2 — MPAPSLSPVLSSLQNLKHFSCFSAVKPKWNTNSSLIITNPILLIMESCNSMYELKQIQAYMTRNGLIAHLFPLPRLSFLLFRFLVREGIEMDNRTFVFTLKACERFLRFSQGEEVHCQVYKLGFAFDVLVLNGLIHFYMKSGSLVLARYLFDTSSIKDVVTWTTMIDGYVQKNFPHEAMKLFYSMLSTNVEPNEVTMITILSACSLMGNLSLGRSIHAYIEKNNVKRTPNLVNASVDMYVKCGCLTTAREVFNKMEAKDVFSWTSMISGYAKDGNLNLARKFFDDMPERNVVSWNAMIAGYSQNNQPEEALKLFHQMKEKGVKPIEATLVCVLSACAQLGCLDFARWIYKYYVGLKKVQFSVTLTNAFIDMYAKCGNLDEAAKLFNSITKKDLVSWNSMIMAYATHGYAEKSLNLFEEMKRDGLWPDDITFVGVLSACCHGGLVNQGRSYFEIMREVFRLEPKAEHYVCMIDLLGRVGNLKEAYELIKIMPMKPDEAAWGALLNACRMHKNVELGKFAAGKLLDLNPKDSGVYVLLANMCAAGRRWEDVRMVRRMMRSQGIKKTPGCSSIEVEGESHEFVVADKSHPRYQEIYQLLDDIFFLLRLEGYIPETSQFMSLHEAGHAVMT, encoded by the exons ATGCCTGCACCATCTCTATCCCCTGTCTTATCCAGTCTTCAAAatttgaaacatttttcttgtttCTCTGCTGTAAAACCCAAATGGAACACAAACAGCAGTCTCATTATAACAAACCCAATTCTCTTAATCATGGAATCATGCAATTCAATGTACGAACTAAAACAAATCCAAGCTTATATGACTCGAAATGGTTTAATTGCTCATCTGTTTCCT TTACCCAGATTGTCATTCTTGTTGTTCCGTTTTCTGGTAAGAGAAGGAATCGAAATGGATAATCGAACTTTTGTTTTCACACTCAAGGCTTGTGAGCGGTTTCTGAGATTTTCtcaaggtgaagaggtacattgTCAAGTTTATAAACTGGGTTTTGCTTTCGACGTGTTAGTTTTGAATGGGTTGATTCATTTCTATATGAAATCTGGGTCTTTGGTTTTAGCACGGTATTTGTTCGATACAAGTTCCATAAAAGATGTCGTTACTTGGACGACTATGATCGATGGGTATGTGCAGAAGAATTTTCCTCATGAGGCTATGAAGCTATTCTATTCGATGTTATCGACAAATGTTGAACCTAATGAGGTTACTATGATTACGATACTCTCAGCTTGCTCCCTGATGGGGAATTTGAGCTTGGGAAGATCGATTCATGCGTATATTGAGAAGAATAATGTTAAACGTACTCCTAATTTGGTTAATGCATCAGTGGATATGTATGTTAAATGTGGCTGCTTAACGACTGCAAGAGAAGTTTTTAATAAAATGGAAGCTAAAGATGTCTTCTCTTGGACTAGTATGATCAGTGGCTATGCGAAAGATGGAAATTTAAACTTGGCAAGGAAATTTTTTGATGACATGCCTGAAAGGAATGTTGTATCTTGGAATGCTATGATTGCAGGTTATTCGCAAAATAATCAACCCGAAGAAGCATTGAAACTTTTCCATCAGATGAAGGAGAAGGGTGTTAAGCCTATAGAGGCAACACTTGTTTGTGTACTCTCTGCCTGTGCTCAATTGGGTTGCTTAGATTTTGCTCGATGGATATACAAATATTACGTTGGTCTTAAGAAAGTTCAGTTTAGTGTTACTCTGACTAATGCATTCATAGACATGTATGCTAAATGTGGTAATCTGGATGAGGCTGCAAAGCTTTTCAACAGTATAACAAAGAAGGATTTGGTGTCTTGGAATTCCATGATCATGGCTTATGCAACTCATGGATATGCTGAGAAGTCCCTAAACCTTTTTGAGGAAATGAAGAGAGATGGACTGTGGCCTGACGATATCACATTTGTGGGCGTATTGTCAGCATGTTGCCATGGTGGGTTGGTCAACCAAGGTCGTtcttattttgagatcatgagagAAGTATTTAGGCTAGAGCCAAAAGCAGAGCACTACGTGTGCATGATTGATCTACTTGGTCGAGTTGGTAATTTGAAAGAGGCCTATGAGCTGATAAAGATAATGCCTATGAAACCAGACGAAGCTGCTTGGGGTGCACTACTCAATGCATGTagaatgcacaaaaatgtggagtTAGGTAAATTTGCTGCAGGTAAACTTCTAGATTTGAATCCTAAAGATAGTGGAGTTTATGTGCTTCTGGCAAACATGTGCGCTGCTGGAAGAAGATGGGAGGATGTAAGGATGGTTAGAAGAATGATGAGATCCCAGGGGATTAAAAAAACTCCAGGGTGTAGCTCAATAGAAGTTGAAGGGGAGTCGCATGAGTTTGTGGTTGCAGATAAATCACATCCTCGATATCAGGAGATTTATCAACTATTAGATGATATTTTCTTTCTATTAAGGTTAGAAGGTTATATACCAGAAACATCACAATTTATGAGCTTACATGAGGCTGGTCATGCGGTCATGACTTAA
- the LOC113358209 gene encoding pentatricopeptide repeat-containing protein At2g22410, mitochondrial-like isoform X1: MPAPSLSPVLSSLQNLKHFSCFSAVKPKWNTNSSLIITNPILLIMESCNSMYELKQIQAYMTRNGLIAHLFPVSRLLSFCALSDSGNINHAHLLFSQISKPNIYIYNTMIKGYSKSQLPRLSFLLFRFLVREGIEMDNRTFVFTLKACERFLRFSQGEEVHCQVYKLGFAFDVLVLNGLIHFYMKSGSLVLARYLFDTSSIKDVVTWTTMIDGYVQKNFPHEAMKLFYSMLSTNVEPNEVTMITILSACSLMGNLSLGRSIHAYIEKNNVKRTPNLVNASVDMYVKCGCLTTAREVFNKMEAKDVFSWTSMISGYAKDGNLNLARKFFDDMPERNVVSWNAMIAGYSQNNQPEEALKLFHQMKEKGVKPIEATLVCVLSACAQLGCLDFARWIYKYYVGLKKVQFSVTLTNAFIDMYAKCGNLDEAAKLFNSITKKDLVSWNSMIMAYATHGYAEKSLNLFEEMKRDGLWPDDITFVGVLSACCHGGLVNQGRSYFEIMREVFRLEPKAEHYVCMIDLLGRVGNLKEAYELIKIMPMKPDEAAWGALLNACRMHKNVELGKFAAGKLLDLNPKDSGVYVLLANMCAAGRRWEDVRMVRRMMRSQGIKKTPGCSSIEVEGESHEFVVADKSHPRYQEIYQLLDDIFFLLRLEGYIPETSQFMSLHEAGHAVMT; the protein is encoded by the coding sequence ATGCCTGCACCATCTCTATCCCCTGTCTTATCCAGTCTTCAAAatttgaaacatttttcttgtttCTCTGCTGTAAAACCCAAATGGAACACAAACAGCAGTCTCATTATAACAAACCCAATTCTCTTAATCATGGAATCATGCAATTCAATGTACGAACTAAAACAAATCCAAGCTTATATGACTCGAAATGGTTTAATTGCTCATCTGTTTCCTGTAAGTCGACTTCTATCCTTCTGTGCTCTCTCTGATTCTGGAAATATTAATCATGCCCATCTTCTTTTTTCTCAAATTTCAAAACCCAATATTTACATTTACAATACAATGATTAAGGGTTACTCTAAATCTCAGTTACCCAGATTGTCATTCTTGTTGTTCCGTTTTCTGGTAAGAGAAGGAATCGAAATGGATAATCGAACTTTTGTTTTCACACTCAAGGCTTGTGAGCGGTTTCTGAGATTTTCtcaaggtgaagaggtacattgTCAAGTTTATAAACTGGGTTTTGCTTTCGACGTGTTAGTTTTGAATGGGTTGATTCATTTCTATATGAAATCTGGGTCTTTGGTTTTAGCACGGTATTTGTTCGATACAAGTTCCATAAAAGATGTCGTTACTTGGACGACTATGATCGATGGGTATGTGCAGAAGAATTTTCCTCATGAGGCTATGAAGCTATTCTATTCGATGTTATCGACAAATGTTGAACCTAATGAGGTTACTATGATTACGATACTCTCAGCTTGCTCCCTGATGGGGAATTTGAGCTTGGGAAGATCGATTCATGCGTATATTGAGAAGAATAATGTTAAACGTACTCCTAATTTGGTTAATGCATCAGTGGATATGTATGTTAAATGTGGCTGCTTAACGACTGCAAGAGAAGTTTTTAATAAAATGGAAGCTAAAGATGTCTTCTCTTGGACTAGTATGATCAGTGGCTATGCGAAAGATGGAAATTTAAACTTGGCAAGGAAATTTTTTGATGACATGCCTGAAAGGAATGTTGTATCTTGGAATGCTATGATTGCAGGTTATTCGCAAAATAATCAACCCGAAGAAGCATTGAAACTTTTCCATCAGATGAAGGAGAAGGGTGTTAAGCCTATAGAGGCAACACTTGTTTGTGTACTCTCTGCCTGTGCTCAATTGGGTTGCTTAGATTTTGCTCGATGGATATACAAATATTACGTTGGTCTTAAGAAAGTTCAGTTTAGTGTTACTCTGACTAATGCATTCATAGACATGTATGCTAAATGTGGTAATCTGGATGAGGCTGCAAAGCTTTTCAACAGTATAACAAAGAAGGATTTGGTGTCTTGGAATTCCATGATCATGGCTTATGCAACTCATGGATATGCTGAGAAGTCCCTAAACCTTTTTGAGGAAATGAAGAGAGATGGACTGTGGCCTGACGATATCACATTTGTGGGCGTATTGTCAGCATGTTGCCATGGTGGGTTGGTCAACCAAGGTCGTtcttattttgagatcatgagagAAGTATTTAGGCTAGAGCCAAAAGCAGAGCACTACGTGTGCATGATTGATCTACTTGGTCGAGTTGGTAATTTGAAAGAGGCCTATGAGCTGATAAAGATAATGCCTATGAAACCAGACGAAGCTGCTTGGGGTGCACTACTCAATGCATGTagaatgcacaaaaatgtggagtTAGGTAAATTTGCTGCAGGTAAACTTCTAGATTTGAATCCTAAAGATAGTGGAGTTTATGTGCTTCTGGCAAACATGTGCGCTGCTGGAAGAAGATGGGAGGATGTAAGGATGGTTAGAAGAATGATGAGATCCCAGGGGATTAAAAAAACTCCAGGGTGTAGCTCAATAGAAGTTGAAGGGGAGTCGCATGAGTTTGTGGTTGCAGATAAATCACATCCTCGATATCAGGAGATTTATCAACTATTAGATGATATTTTCTTTCTATTAAGGTTAGAAGGTTATATACCAGAAACATCACAATTTATGAGCTTACATGAGGCTGGTCATGCGGTCATGACTTAA